Proteins co-encoded in one Klebsiella michiganensis genomic window:
- a CDS encoding carbon-phosphorus lyase complex subunit PhnJ (required for use of phosphonate and phosphite) — protein sequence MANLSGYNFAYLDEQTKRMIRRAMLKAVAIPGYQVPFGGREMPMPYGWGTGGIQLTASLIGESDVLKVIDQGADDTTNAVSIRNFFKRVTGVNTTERTEDATLVQTRHRIPETPLVEDQILIYQVPIPEPLRFIEPRETETRTMHALEEYGVMQVKLYEDIARFGHISTTYAYPVKVNNRYVMDPSPIPKFDNPKMHMSPALQLFGAGREKRIYAVPPFTHVESLDFDDHPFQVQEWEEPCAICGSRHSYLDEVVLDDAGNRMFVCSDTDYCRQNSEASQS from the coding sequence ATGGCTAACCTGAGCGGCTATAACTTTGCCTATCTGGACGAGCAAACCAAGCGCATGATCCGCCGCGCGATGCTGAAAGCGGTGGCCATTCCAGGTTACCAGGTGCCGTTTGGCGGCCGCGAGATGCCGATGCCTTACGGCTGGGGCACCGGCGGTATTCAGCTTACCGCCAGCCTGATTGGCGAGTCTGACGTGCTGAAGGTGATTGACCAGGGTGCGGACGACACCACCAACGCCGTCTCGATTCGCAACTTCTTCAAGCGAGTGACCGGCGTGAATACCACTGAACGCACCGAAGACGCGACGCTGGTGCAGACCCGCCACCGCATCCCGGAAACGCCGCTGGTGGAAGATCAGATCCTGATTTATCAGGTGCCGATTCCCGAGCCGCTGCGCTTTATCGAACCCCGCGAAACGGAAACCCGTACCATGCACGCGCTGGAGGAATATGGCGTAATGCAGGTGAAGCTGTATGAAGATATCGCCCGCTTCGGCCATATCTCTACCACCTATGCCTACCCGGTGAAGGTGAACAATCGCTACGTAATGGACCCGTCGCCAATCCCGAAATTCGATAACCCGAAAATGCACATGTCTCCTGCGCTGCAGCTGTTCGGCGCCGGACGCGAAAAACGCATTTATGCCGTACCGCCGTTTACCCACGTTGAGAGCCTCGACTTCGACGACCATCCCTTCCAGGTTCAGGAATGGGAAGAGCCGTGCGCCATCTGCGGGTCACGCCATAGCTACCTTGATGAAGTGGTGCTCGACGACGCGGGCAACCGCATGTTCGTCTGCTCCGATACCGACTACTGCCGCCAGAACAGTGAGGCCTCTCAGTCATGA
- the phnK gene encoding phosphonate C-P lyase system protein PhnK, producing the protein MTSPLLSVNNLTHLYAPGKGFMDVSFDLWPGEVLGIVGESGSGKTTLLKAISARLAPQEGEVIYLDRSLYEMSEGERRRLLRTEWGVVHQHPMDGLRRHVSAGGNIGERLMATGARHYGDIRATAQRWLEEVEIPSARIDDLPTTFSGGMQQRLQIARNLVTHPKLVFMDEPTGGLDVSVQARLLDLLRGLVVELNLAVVIVTHDLGVARLLADRLLVMKQGKVVESGLTDRVLDDPHHPYTQLLVSSVLQN; encoded by the coding sequence ATGACCAGCCCGTTACTTTCGGTGAATAACCTCACCCACCTCTATGCGCCCGGCAAAGGCTTTATGGATGTGTCGTTTGACCTCTGGCCCGGGGAAGTGCTGGGCATTGTGGGCGAGTCAGGCTCAGGTAAAACGACGCTGCTGAAAGCTATTTCAGCCCGTCTTGCGCCCCAGGAAGGGGAAGTGATTTACCTCGACCGCTCGCTGTACGAAATGTCGGAAGGCGAACGCCGCCGCCTGCTGCGCACCGAATGGGGCGTGGTTCACCAGCATCCGATGGACGGCCTGCGCCGCCACGTTTCTGCCGGGGGCAACATCGGCGAACGCCTGATGGCAACCGGCGCCCGCCACTACGGCGACATTCGTGCCACCGCCCAGCGCTGGCTGGAAGAAGTTGAGATTCCGTCGGCCCGCATCGACGACCTGCCGACCACGTTTTCCGGCGGTATGCAGCAGCGCCTGCAAATCGCCCGCAACCTGGTAACCCATCCGAAGCTGGTGTTTATGGATGAGCCAACCGGCGGGCTGGATGTTTCAGTGCAGGCGCGCCTGCTCGATCTGCTGCGCGGCCTGGTGGTGGAGCTCAACCTGGCCGTGGTTATTGTTACCCACGATCTGGGCGTAGCTCGCCTGCTGGCCGACCGCCTGCTGGTGATGAAACAGGGCAAAGTGGTGGAAAGTGGGCTGACCGACCGCGTACTGGACGACCCACATCACCCGTATACCCAGCTTTTGGTGTCTTCCGTCCTTCAGAATTAG
- the phnH gene encoding carbon-phosphorus lyase complex subunit, with the protein MTLMTAFTLPVQDAQQSFRRLLKAMSEPGVIVALTSLQQGWLPLNVATTSVLLTLADNDTPVWIDHTLGNDIAAQNIRFHTNAPLCAQPDHAQFAVASDAISSEQLNLLAQGCDIAPDTSATLILQVSSLSGGRMLRLTGAGINEERMIAPQLPECVLHELTERPHPFPLGIDLILTCGDRLLAIPRTTHVEVC; encoded by the coding sequence ATGACTTTAATGACCGCTTTTACCCTTCCGGTGCAGGATGCCCAGCAGAGCTTTCGTCGCCTGCTCAAAGCGATGAGCGAGCCGGGCGTGATTGTCGCGCTGACCTCACTGCAGCAGGGCTGGCTCCCGCTGAACGTTGCCACCACCAGCGTGCTGCTAACCCTTGCCGATAACGACACGCCGGTATGGATCGACCACACGCTGGGCAACGACATTGCCGCACAGAACATTCGTTTTCATACCAATGCCCCGCTGTGTGCACAGCCCGACCACGCGCAGTTCGCCGTGGCCAGCGACGCTATCTCTTCCGAACAGCTGAACCTGCTGGCCCAGGGCTGCGACATCGCCCCCGATACCAGCGCGACGTTGATTCTGCAGGTTTCCAGCCTGAGCGGCGGGCGCATGCTTCGCCTGACCGGCGCCGGGATCAACGAAGAGCGCATGATTGCCCCACAGCTGCCGGAATGTGTGCTGCACGAACTGACCGAACGCCCACACCCGTTCCCGCTGGGCATTGACCTGATTTTGACCTGTGGCGATCGCCTGCTGGCTATCCCACGGACCACCCATGTGGAGGTGTGCTGA
- a CDS encoding phosphonate C-P lyase: MDTSHFNTEQRREWMAVLSHSQPQELLERWNSLNIHADYTLIRAPEIGLVQVQARMGGTGQRFFTGDATLTRSVVKLASGTYGYSYLLGRDKQHAECCAVIDALMQETTHFHTLQETLIAPLAANREQRLAARRAEVNSSRVDFFTLVRGDNA; this comes from the coding sequence ATGGATACCAGCCATTTCAACACCGAACAGCGCCGCGAGTGGATGGCGGTGCTGTCACACAGCCAGCCGCAGGAGCTTCTTGAGCGCTGGAATAGCCTGAACATTCACGCGGATTACACGCTCATTCGCGCGCCGGAAATCGGCCTGGTTCAGGTGCAGGCCCGCATGGGTGGCACCGGCCAACGTTTCTTCACCGGCGATGCCACGCTGACCCGTTCAGTGGTCAAGCTGGCGAGCGGCACCTATGGCTACAGCTACCTGCTTGGCCGAGACAAACAGCACGCTGAATGCTGCGCGGTGATCGATGCTCTGATGCAGGAAACCACGCATTTTCACACGCTACAAGAAACCCTCATTGCACCGCTGGCGGCCAACCGTGAACAACGTCTTGCCGCTCGCCGTGCGGAAGTTAACAGCAGCCGCGTGGACTTCTTCACGCTGGTACGCGGAGACAACGCATGA
- a CDS encoding carbon-phosphorus lyase complex subunit PhnI (required for the use of phosphonate and phosphite), with protein sequence MYVAVKGGEKAISAAHALQERNRRGDETLKELSVAQIEQQLGLAVDRVMTEGGIADRELAALAIKQASGDMIEAIFLLRAYRTTLPRLAVSEPLDTAEMRLERRISAVYKDIPGGQLLGPTYDYTHRLLDFTLLANGEVPDAEPASEQSAPAPHVFSMLAKQGLAKVEEDDGAQPDDITRNPPVYPCSRSARLQQLVRGDEGYLLALAYSTQRGYGRNHPFAAEIRSGYVDIEIVPEELGFAVSIGELLMTECEMVNGFVAPENESPHFTRGYGLAFGMSERKTMAMALVDRALQAPDYDENVAGPAQDEEFVLSHADNVEAAGFVSHLKLPHYVDFQAELELLNRLIKERANG encoded by the coding sequence ATGTACGTTGCCGTCAAAGGGGGCGAGAAGGCAATCTCCGCCGCCCACGCCCTGCAGGAGCGCAACAGACGCGGCGATGAAACGCTGAAAGAGCTAAGCGTCGCGCAGATCGAACAACAGCTTGGCCTGGCCGTTGATCGGGTGATGACGGAAGGCGGCATCGCCGACCGTGAGCTCGCCGCGCTGGCCATCAAACAGGCCAGCGGCGACATGATTGAGGCAATTTTCCTGCTGCGTGCGTACCGCACCACGCTGCCTCGCCTTGCCGTGAGTGAGCCACTGGACACCGCAGAGATGCGCCTCGAGCGCCGTATCTCCGCCGTTTATAAAGATATCCCTGGCGGCCAGTTGCTGGGCCCAACCTACGACTACACGCACCGCCTGCTGGACTTCACGCTGCTGGCCAATGGCGAAGTGCCAGACGCCGAGCCGGCCAGCGAGCAAAGTGCTCCCGCCCCGCATGTCTTCAGCATGCTGGCGAAGCAGGGCCTGGCCAAAGTCGAAGAAGACGACGGCGCCCAGCCGGACGACATCACCCGCAACCCGCCGGTTTATCCGTGCTCACGCTCTGCTCGCTTACAGCAATTGGTGCGCGGCGATGAAGGCTACCTTTTGGCACTCGCCTACTCCACCCAGCGCGGTTACGGGCGCAACCACCCGTTTGCCGCCGAGATCCGCAGCGGCTACGTAGACATCGAAATTGTGCCAGAAGAGCTGGGATTTGCAGTGAGCATCGGCGAACTGCTGATGACCGAATGCGAAATGGTGAACGGCTTTGTCGCCCCGGAAAACGAATCGCCGCACTTCACGCGCGGCTATGGCCTGGCGTTTGGCATGAGCGAGCGTAAAACCATGGCGATGGCGCTGGTTGACCGCGCGCTTCAGGCGCCCGACTACGACGAAAACGTCGCCGGCCCGGCGCAGGACGAAGAGTTCGTGTTATCCCACGCGGATAACGTGGAAGCGGCAGGCTTTGTGTCTCACCTCAAGCTGCCTCATTACGTGGATTTCCAGGCCGAACTGGAGCTGCTTAACCGCCTGATAAAGGAGCGAGCCAATGGCTAA